From Falco cherrug isolate bFalChe1 chromosome 4, bFalChe1.pri, whole genome shotgun sequence, one genomic window encodes:
- the VILL gene encoding villin-like protein isoform X2: MEAKSSDCRMTDGDTNLPTIERKLGLQIWSIENMKMVPVPEKAYGTFFEGDCYIILHTKRTSRGSAVDLHYWIGKNSSQDEQGAAAMYVTQMDNALRGNPVQHREVQEHESETFRSYFRNGIIYKKGGVASGFKHVETNMYNIKRLLHVKGKKHVSATEVALSWDSFNKGDVFLLDLGKVLIQWNGPSCSIAEKSRGLALARSIRDSERGGRAQIGIIDNEKDSPDLMQIMKMVMGERHGELRDAIPDTKADELQKANVRLYHVYEKDSDLVVQEIATRPLTQDLLQHEDCYILDQGGFKIYVWRGKASSPEEKKAAFTRAVGFMQAKGYPSSTNIEVINDGAESAMFKQLFQRWTEKDEAQGLGKVYTTGKIAKVEQVKFDTTQLHARPELAAEQRMVDDASGEIEVWRIEDLQMQPVNPKTYGQFYGGDCYLVLYTYQRSGRPHYVLYMWQGRHASVDEITACALNAIELDKKYGDEAVQVRVTMGKEPTHFLAIFKGKLIIYEGGTSRAQKSMPEPAIRLFQVRGTDEMNTKATEVPARASSLNSNDVFLLTTSQVCYLWCGKGCSGDEREMAKMVADIVSKRDKHTILEGQEPAEFWEALGGKAPYASEKRFQEQTTHYQPRLFECSNQTGRFIMTEVVGFCQEDLDEDDVMLLDTWEEIFLWIGKTSNTYERNEAIASAKEYLKTHPAGRDLATPIILVKQGYEPLNFTGWFNAWDPYKWSDGKSYEEMKNSLGDVLAISEIKVDLNNISLNQRTLSMTSLAGSSTASASPDYKSHYNHSESNSYSNSSPSLVPNGEGIYSREVLMNKTVDELPEGVDPTKKEYYLSDADFHDIFGKSKDEFYQMPKWKQQNEKKQYGLF, encoded by the exons ATGGAGGCAAAGAG CTCAGACTGCAGGATGACAGACGGTGACACAAATCTCCCAACTATCGAGAGAAAGCTGGGACTGCAAATATGGAGCATAGAG AATATGAAGATGGTTCCTGTACCTGAAAAGGCTTACGGGACTTTTTTTGAAGGAGACTGCTACATAATTCTGCAC ACCAAAAGAACCTCTCGTGGCTCTGCTGTGGACTTGCATTACTGGATTGGCAAGAATTCATCTCAGGATGAGCAAGGTGCCGCGGCCATGTACGTCACCCAGATGGACAATGCGCTCAGGGGGAACCCTGTGCAGCACCGGGAAGTGCAGGAACATGAGTCTGAGACCTTCCGAAGCTATTTCCGCAACGGCATTAT CTACAAGAAGGGAGGAGTGGCTTCAGGATTTAAGCATGTGGAGACCAATATGTACAACATCAAGCGTCTTCTTCATGTCAAGGGGAAGAAGCACGTGTCAGCCACAGAG GTAGCGCTTTCCTGGGACAGTTTCAATAAGGGTGACGTTTTCTTGCTGGACCTCGGGAAAGTGCTGATTCAGTGGAACGGACCCAGCTGCAGCATTGCTGAGAAATCCAGG GGTCTGGCGCTGGCTCGCAGCATCAGGGACAGCGAAAGAGGTGGCCGTGCTCAAATTGGCATCATTGACAATGAGAAGGACTCCCCGGACCTCATGCAGATCATGAAGATGGTGATGGGTGAGAGGCACGGGGAGCTCCGAGATGCCATCCCAGATACCAAAGCAGAtgagctgcagaaagcaaatgtcCGGCTCTACCA CGTCTACGAGAAGGACAGTGACCTGGTGGTACAGGAGATAGCCACCCGGCCCCTGACACAGGATCTGCTCCAGCACGAG GACTGCTACATTTTAGACCAAGGTGGTTTTAAGATTTACGTCTGGAGAGGAAAAGCCTCCAgcccagaagagaaaaaagcagccttCACTCGAGCTGTG GGTTTTATGCAAGCCAAAGGCTATCCTTCATCCACCAATATTGAAGTAATCAATGATGGAGCAGAGTCAGCCATGTTTAAACAGCTCTTCCAGAGGTGGACAGAAAAGGACGAAGCACAAGGACTTGGCAAAGTCTACACTACTGGCAAAATTG CCAAGGTGGAGCAGGTGAAGTTTGACACCACGCAACTCCACGCCAGACCAGAGTTAGCTGCTGAGCAGAGAATGGTAGATGATGCCTCTGGGGAGATAGAG GTGTGGAGGATTGAGGACTTGCAAATGCAGCCGGTGAATCCCAAGACGTACGGGCAGTTCTACGGGGGTGATTGCTACCTGGTCCTGTACACCTACCAGAGATCAGGCAGGCCCCACTATGTCCTCTACATGTGGCAG gGTCGCCATGCCTCTGTGGATGAAATCACCGCCTGTGCCCTCAATGCCATCGAGCTGGACAAGAAGTACGGGGACGAGGCGGTGCAGGTGCGCGTGACCATGGGCAAGGAGCCCACCCACTTCCTGGCCATCTTCAAGGGCAAGCTGATCATTTACGAG GGCGGCACAAGCCGGGCTCAGAAAAGCATGCCCGAGCCAGCAATCCGCCTCTTCCAGGTGAGGGGCACAGATGAGATGAACACAAAAGCCACAGAGGTGCCAGCCCGGGCCTCCTCGCTTAACTCCAATGACGTCTTTCTGCTGACGACCAGCCAAGTCTGCTACCTGTGGTGCGGGAAG GGATGTAGCGGAGATGAGAGGGAGATGGCAAAAATGGTAGCTGACATCGTTTCCAAACGGGACAAGCACACCATTTTGGAAGGACAAGAGCCAGCCGAGTTCTGGGAAGCCTTGGGAGGCAAAGCACCTTACGCCAGTGAAAAGAG GTTTCAAGAGCAGACCACACACTACCAACCTCGCCTCTTTGAGTGCTCCAACCAGACGGGTCGATTCATCATGACAGAGGTGGTGGGTTTCTGCCAGGAAGACTTGGATGAAGATGACGTCATGCTGCTAGACACATGGGAAGAG ATTTTCCTTTGGATTGGCAAAACCTCCAACACATATGAAAGGAATGAGGCAATTGCCTCAGCCAAGGAGTATCTCAAGACCCATCCAGCAGGGAGAGACTTGGCAACTCCAATAATTCTAGTGAAACAGGGCTATGAACCCCTCAACTTCACAGGATGGTTCAACGCTTGGGACCCCTACAAATGGAGC GATGGCAAGTCCTATGAGGAGATGAAGAACAGCTTAGGAGATGTGTTGGCTATATCCGAGATCAAAGTG GACCTTAACAACATCAGCCTGAACCAGAGGACCCTCAGCATGACCAGCTTGGCTGGTTCAAGTACAGCAAGTGCTTCCCCAGATTATAAATCACACTACAACCACAGCGAGAGCAACAgctacagcaacagcagcccTTCCCTGGTGCCCAACGGTGAAGGAATTTACTCCCGAGAGGTGCTGATGAACAAGACGGTGGATGAACTTCCAGAAGGCGTGGATCCCACTAAAAAAGAG TACTACCTCTCTGATGCTGATTTCCATGATATCTTTGGGAAGTCCAAGGATGAGTTCTACCAGATGCCCAAATGGAAGCAGCAGAACGAGAAGAAGCAGTATGGACTCTTCTGA
- the VILL gene encoding villin-like protein isoform X1 produces the protein MKVAECAPDSSDCRMTDGDTNLPTIERKLGLQIWSIENMKMVPVPEKAYGTFFEGDCYIILHTKRTSRGSAVDLHYWIGKNSSQDEQGAAAMYVTQMDNALRGNPVQHREVQEHESETFRSYFRNGIIYKKGGVASGFKHVETNMYNIKRLLHVKGKKHVSATEVALSWDSFNKGDVFLLDLGKVLIQWNGPSCSIAEKSRGLALARSIRDSERGGRAQIGIIDNEKDSPDLMQIMKMVMGERHGELRDAIPDTKADELQKANVRLYHVYEKDSDLVVQEIATRPLTQDLLQHEDCYILDQGGFKIYVWRGKASSPEEKKAAFTRAVGFMQAKGYPSSTNIEVINDGAESAMFKQLFQRWTEKDEAQGLGKVYTTGKIAKVEQVKFDTTQLHARPELAAEQRMVDDASGEIEVWRIEDLQMQPVNPKTYGQFYGGDCYLVLYTYQRSGRPHYVLYMWQGRHASVDEITACALNAIELDKKYGDEAVQVRVTMGKEPTHFLAIFKGKLIIYEGGTSRAQKSMPEPAIRLFQVRGTDEMNTKATEVPARASSLNSNDVFLLTTSQVCYLWCGKGCSGDEREMAKMVADIVSKRDKHTILEGQEPAEFWEALGGKAPYASEKRFQEQTTHYQPRLFECSNQTGRFIMTEVVGFCQEDLDEDDVMLLDTWEEIFLWIGKTSNTYERNEAIASAKEYLKTHPAGRDLATPIILVKQGYEPLNFTGWFNAWDPYKWSDGKSYEEMKNSLGDVLAISEIKVDLNNISLNQRTLSMTSLAGSSTASASPDYKSHYNHSESNSYSNSSPSLVPNGEGIYSREVLMNKTVDELPEGVDPTKKEYYLSDADFHDIFGKSKDEFYQMPKWKQQNEKKQYGLF, from the exons ATGAAGGTTGCTGAATGTGCTCCTGATAG CTCAGACTGCAGGATGACAGACGGTGACACAAATCTCCCAACTATCGAGAGAAAGCTGGGACTGCAAATATGGAGCATAGAG AATATGAAGATGGTTCCTGTACCTGAAAAGGCTTACGGGACTTTTTTTGAAGGAGACTGCTACATAATTCTGCAC ACCAAAAGAACCTCTCGTGGCTCTGCTGTGGACTTGCATTACTGGATTGGCAAGAATTCATCTCAGGATGAGCAAGGTGCCGCGGCCATGTACGTCACCCAGATGGACAATGCGCTCAGGGGGAACCCTGTGCAGCACCGGGAAGTGCAGGAACATGAGTCTGAGACCTTCCGAAGCTATTTCCGCAACGGCATTAT CTACAAGAAGGGAGGAGTGGCTTCAGGATTTAAGCATGTGGAGACCAATATGTACAACATCAAGCGTCTTCTTCATGTCAAGGGGAAGAAGCACGTGTCAGCCACAGAG GTAGCGCTTTCCTGGGACAGTTTCAATAAGGGTGACGTTTTCTTGCTGGACCTCGGGAAAGTGCTGATTCAGTGGAACGGACCCAGCTGCAGCATTGCTGAGAAATCCAGG GGTCTGGCGCTGGCTCGCAGCATCAGGGACAGCGAAAGAGGTGGCCGTGCTCAAATTGGCATCATTGACAATGAGAAGGACTCCCCGGACCTCATGCAGATCATGAAGATGGTGATGGGTGAGAGGCACGGGGAGCTCCGAGATGCCATCCCAGATACCAAAGCAGAtgagctgcagaaagcaaatgtcCGGCTCTACCA CGTCTACGAGAAGGACAGTGACCTGGTGGTACAGGAGATAGCCACCCGGCCCCTGACACAGGATCTGCTCCAGCACGAG GACTGCTACATTTTAGACCAAGGTGGTTTTAAGATTTACGTCTGGAGAGGAAAAGCCTCCAgcccagaagagaaaaaagcagccttCACTCGAGCTGTG GGTTTTATGCAAGCCAAAGGCTATCCTTCATCCACCAATATTGAAGTAATCAATGATGGAGCAGAGTCAGCCATGTTTAAACAGCTCTTCCAGAGGTGGACAGAAAAGGACGAAGCACAAGGACTTGGCAAAGTCTACACTACTGGCAAAATTG CCAAGGTGGAGCAGGTGAAGTTTGACACCACGCAACTCCACGCCAGACCAGAGTTAGCTGCTGAGCAGAGAATGGTAGATGATGCCTCTGGGGAGATAGAG GTGTGGAGGATTGAGGACTTGCAAATGCAGCCGGTGAATCCCAAGACGTACGGGCAGTTCTACGGGGGTGATTGCTACCTGGTCCTGTACACCTACCAGAGATCAGGCAGGCCCCACTATGTCCTCTACATGTGGCAG gGTCGCCATGCCTCTGTGGATGAAATCACCGCCTGTGCCCTCAATGCCATCGAGCTGGACAAGAAGTACGGGGACGAGGCGGTGCAGGTGCGCGTGACCATGGGCAAGGAGCCCACCCACTTCCTGGCCATCTTCAAGGGCAAGCTGATCATTTACGAG GGCGGCACAAGCCGGGCTCAGAAAAGCATGCCCGAGCCAGCAATCCGCCTCTTCCAGGTGAGGGGCACAGATGAGATGAACACAAAAGCCACAGAGGTGCCAGCCCGGGCCTCCTCGCTTAACTCCAATGACGTCTTTCTGCTGACGACCAGCCAAGTCTGCTACCTGTGGTGCGGGAAG GGATGTAGCGGAGATGAGAGGGAGATGGCAAAAATGGTAGCTGACATCGTTTCCAAACGGGACAAGCACACCATTTTGGAAGGACAAGAGCCAGCCGAGTTCTGGGAAGCCTTGGGAGGCAAAGCACCTTACGCCAGTGAAAAGAG GTTTCAAGAGCAGACCACACACTACCAACCTCGCCTCTTTGAGTGCTCCAACCAGACGGGTCGATTCATCATGACAGAGGTGGTGGGTTTCTGCCAGGAAGACTTGGATGAAGATGACGTCATGCTGCTAGACACATGGGAAGAG ATTTTCCTTTGGATTGGCAAAACCTCCAACACATATGAAAGGAATGAGGCAATTGCCTCAGCCAAGGAGTATCTCAAGACCCATCCAGCAGGGAGAGACTTGGCAACTCCAATAATTCTAGTGAAACAGGGCTATGAACCCCTCAACTTCACAGGATGGTTCAACGCTTGGGACCCCTACAAATGGAGC GATGGCAAGTCCTATGAGGAGATGAAGAACAGCTTAGGAGATGTGTTGGCTATATCCGAGATCAAAGTG GACCTTAACAACATCAGCCTGAACCAGAGGACCCTCAGCATGACCAGCTTGGCTGGTTCAAGTACAGCAAGTGCTTCCCCAGATTATAAATCACACTACAACCACAGCGAGAGCAACAgctacagcaacagcagcccTTCCCTGGTGCCCAACGGTGAAGGAATTTACTCCCGAGAGGTGCTGATGAACAAGACGGTGGATGAACTTCCAGAAGGCGTGGATCCCACTAAAAAAGAG TACTACCTCTCTGATGCTGATTTCCATGATATCTTTGGGAAGTCCAAGGATGAGTTCTACCAGATGCCCAAATGGAAGCAGCAGAACGAGAAGAAGCAGTATGGACTCTTCTGA
- the VILL gene encoding villin-like protein isoform X3: protein MTDGDTNLPTIERKLGLQIWSIENMKMVPVPEKAYGTFFEGDCYIILHTKRTSRGSAVDLHYWIGKNSSQDEQGAAAMYVTQMDNALRGNPVQHREVQEHESETFRSYFRNGIIYKKGGVASGFKHVETNMYNIKRLLHVKGKKHVSATEVALSWDSFNKGDVFLLDLGKVLIQWNGPSCSIAEKSRGLALARSIRDSERGGRAQIGIIDNEKDSPDLMQIMKMVMGERHGELRDAIPDTKADELQKANVRLYHVYEKDSDLVVQEIATRPLTQDLLQHEDCYILDQGGFKIYVWRGKASSPEEKKAAFTRAVGFMQAKGYPSSTNIEVINDGAESAMFKQLFQRWTEKDEAQGLGKVYTTGKIAKVEQVKFDTTQLHARPELAAEQRMVDDASGEIEVWRIEDLQMQPVNPKTYGQFYGGDCYLVLYTYQRSGRPHYVLYMWQGRHASVDEITACALNAIELDKKYGDEAVQVRVTMGKEPTHFLAIFKGKLIIYEGGTSRAQKSMPEPAIRLFQVRGTDEMNTKATEVPARASSLNSNDVFLLTTSQVCYLWCGKGCSGDEREMAKMVADIVSKRDKHTILEGQEPAEFWEALGGKAPYASEKRFQEQTTHYQPRLFECSNQTGRFIMTEVVGFCQEDLDEDDVMLLDTWEEIFLWIGKTSNTYERNEAIASAKEYLKTHPAGRDLATPIILVKQGYEPLNFTGWFNAWDPYKWSDGKSYEEMKNSLGDVLAISEIKVDLNNISLNQRTLSMTSLAGSSTASASPDYKSHYNHSESNSYSNSSPSLVPNGEGIYSREVLMNKTVDELPEGVDPTKKEYYLSDADFHDIFGKSKDEFYQMPKWKQQNEKKQYGLF from the exons ATGACAGACGGTGACACAAATCTCCCAACTATCGAGAGAAAGCTGGGACTGCAAATATGGAGCATAGAG AATATGAAGATGGTTCCTGTACCTGAAAAGGCTTACGGGACTTTTTTTGAAGGAGACTGCTACATAATTCTGCAC ACCAAAAGAACCTCTCGTGGCTCTGCTGTGGACTTGCATTACTGGATTGGCAAGAATTCATCTCAGGATGAGCAAGGTGCCGCGGCCATGTACGTCACCCAGATGGACAATGCGCTCAGGGGGAACCCTGTGCAGCACCGGGAAGTGCAGGAACATGAGTCTGAGACCTTCCGAAGCTATTTCCGCAACGGCATTAT CTACAAGAAGGGAGGAGTGGCTTCAGGATTTAAGCATGTGGAGACCAATATGTACAACATCAAGCGTCTTCTTCATGTCAAGGGGAAGAAGCACGTGTCAGCCACAGAG GTAGCGCTTTCCTGGGACAGTTTCAATAAGGGTGACGTTTTCTTGCTGGACCTCGGGAAAGTGCTGATTCAGTGGAACGGACCCAGCTGCAGCATTGCTGAGAAATCCAGG GGTCTGGCGCTGGCTCGCAGCATCAGGGACAGCGAAAGAGGTGGCCGTGCTCAAATTGGCATCATTGACAATGAGAAGGACTCCCCGGACCTCATGCAGATCATGAAGATGGTGATGGGTGAGAGGCACGGGGAGCTCCGAGATGCCATCCCAGATACCAAAGCAGAtgagctgcagaaagcaaatgtcCGGCTCTACCA CGTCTACGAGAAGGACAGTGACCTGGTGGTACAGGAGATAGCCACCCGGCCCCTGACACAGGATCTGCTCCAGCACGAG GACTGCTACATTTTAGACCAAGGTGGTTTTAAGATTTACGTCTGGAGAGGAAAAGCCTCCAgcccagaagagaaaaaagcagccttCACTCGAGCTGTG GGTTTTATGCAAGCCAAAGGCTATCCTTCATCCACCAATATTGAAGTAATCAATGATGGAGCAGAGTCAGCCATGTTTAAACAGCTCTTCCAGAGGTGGACAGAAAAGGACGAAGCACAAGGACTTGGCAAAGTCTACACTACTGGCAAAATTG CCAAGGTGGAGCAGGTGAAGTTTGACACCACGCAACTCCACGCCAGACCAGAGTTAGCTGCTGAGCAGAGAATGGTAGATGATGCCTCTGGGGAGATAGAG GTGTGGAGGATTGAGGACTTGCAAATGCAGCCGGTGAATCCCAAGACGTACGGGCAGTTCTACGGGGGTGATTGCTACCTGGTCCTGTACACCTACCAGAGATCAGGCAGGCCCCACTATGTCCTCTACATGTGGCAG gGTCGCCATGCCTCTGTGGATGAAATCACCGCCTGTGCCCTCAATGCCATCGAGCTGGACAAGAAGTACGGGGACGAGGCGGTGCAGGTGCGCGTGACCATGGGCAAGGAGCCCACCCACTTCCTGGCCATCTTCAAGGGCAAGCTGATCATTTACGAG GGCGGCACAAGCCGGGCTCAGAAAAGCATGCCCGAGCCAGCAATCCGCCTCTTCCAGGTGAGGGGCACAGATGAGATGAACACAAAAGCCACAGAGGTGCCAGCCCGGGCCTCCTCGCTTAACTCCAATGACGTCTTTCTGCTGACGACCAGCCAAGTCTGCTACCTGTGGTGCGGGAAG GGATGTAGCGGAGATGAGAGGGAGATGGCAAAAATGGTAGCTGACATCGTTTCCAAACGGGACAAGCACACCATTTTGGAAGGACAAGAGCCAGCCGAGTTCTGGGAAGCCTTGGGAGGCAAAGCACCTTACGCCAGTGAAAAGAG GTTTCAAGAGCAGACCACACACTACCAACCTCGCCTCTTTGAGTGCTCCAACCAGACGGGTCGATTCATCATGACAGAGGTGGTGGGTTTCTGCCAGGAAGACTTGGATGAAGATGACGTCATGCTGCTAGACACATGGGAAGAG ATTTTCCTTTGGATTGGCAAAACCTCCAACACATATGAAAGGAATGAGGCAATTGCCTCAGCCAAGGAGTATCTCAAGACCCATCCAGCAGGGAGAGACTTGGCAACTCCAATAATTCTAGTGAAACAGGGCTATGAACCCCTCAACTTCACAGGATGGTTCAACGCTTGGGACCCCTACAAATGGAGC GATGGCAAGTCCTATGAGGAGATGAAGAACAGCTTAGGAGATGTGTTGGCTATATCCGAGATCAAAGTG GACCTTAACAACATCAGCCTGAACCAGAGGACCCTCAGCATGACCAGCTTGGCTGGTTCAAGTACAGCAAGTGCTTCCCCAGATTATAAATCACACTACAACCACAGCGAGAGCAACAgctacagcaacagcagcccTTCCCTGGTGCCCAACGGTGAAGGAATTTACTCCCGAGAGGTGCTGATGAACAAGACGGTGGATGAACTTCCAGAAGGCGTGGATCCCACTAAAAAAGAG TACTACCTCTCTGATGCTGATTTCCATGATATCTTTGGGAAGTCCAAGGATGAGTTCTACCAGATGCCCAAATGGAAGCAGCAGAACGAGAAGAAGCAGTATGGACTCTTCTGA